The proteins below are encoded in one region of Helianthus annuus cultivar XRQ/B chromosome 2, HanXRQr2.0-SUNRISE, whole genome shotgun sequence:
- the LOC110924442 gene encoding glycine, alanine and asparagine-rich protein-like, with protein MRRCESYGKEGHSKNTCWAGTGAGRGNNGHRGFGNNNRGGNGNGNRNGGSGNRGNVGNQSGNRGANNAQGGNGNMLGPGCFNCGEVGHFKKECPKLNQARGRVFNIGAREAR; from the coding sequence ATGAGGAGATGCGAGTCTTATGGTAAGGAGGGCCATTCGAAGAATACTTGCTGGGCTGGCACAGGAGCTGGTCGTGGAAACAATGGTCATAGAGGTTTTGGTAACAACAATCGCGGTGGGAACGGAAATGGGAACCGTAATGGTGGAAGTGGGAATCGGGGAAATGTTGGAAACCAATCCGGGAATCGGGGAGCAAACAATGCTCAAGGTGGTAATGGTAACATGCTAGGTCCGGGATGTTTCAACTGCGGAGAAGTCGGACACTTTAAGAAGGAATGCCCCAAGCTCAACCAAGCTCGTGGAAGGGTATTCAACATtggagctagggaagcacgctag